A single window of Channa argus isolate prfri chromosome 12, Channa argus male v1.0, whole genome shotgun sequence DNA harbors:
- the LOC137138377 gene encoding low affinity immunoglobulin gamma Fc region receptor III-A-like isoform X3 — protein sequence MWYNITYRNITYRNIDRMAITSACLMLLSITPNVSQFFHYEEISMNCAGNCSGWTVQRNTSSKTSQPCQKGWAIPNGSFCTIENAYPSDTGVYWCESPRGERSNSVNVTVTAGSMILESPCLPVTEGDTVTLRCSYKEQDHSESTSNFLAHFFKDDVFLGSEDGGKKVFPAVSKSDEGFYQCAHPSKGKSLQSWLQVKVRVQPTSVPANTPPPPLMTVPKVMCTVMLFLLYFFTMLLCIYTYRRWTRARAKKKTSGHFKE from the exons ATGTGGTACAACATCACTTACAGAAACATCACTTACAGAAACATTGACAGGATGGCGATCACATCTGCCTGCCTAATGCTCT TGAGCATCACTCCCAACGTATCTCAGTTCTTTCACTATGAGGAAATCTCCATGAATTGTGCAGGAAACTGCAGCGGCTGGACAGTGCAGAGAAACACCTCCTCAAAGACGTCTCAGCCATGTCAGAAAGGCTGGGCCATCCCAAATGGGTCCTTCTGCACCATTGAGAACGCCTACCCATCAGACACTGGGGTGTACTGGTGTGAGTCTCCGCGCGGCGAGCGAAGCAACTCGGTCAACGTCACAGTGACAG CCGGTTCTATGATCCTGGAGAGTCCTTGCCTTCCTGTGACTGAGGGAGATACAGTGACTCTGCGCTGTTCCTACAAAGAACAAGATCATTCTGAATCTACATCAAATTTCTTAGCTCACTTCTTCAAAGACGATGTTTTCCTCGGTAGTGAGGACGGAGGGAAAAAAGTCTTTCCTGCTGTGTCCAAGTCTGATGAGGGTTTCTATCAGTGTGCACACCCCTCAAAAGGAAAATCACTGCAGAGCTGGCTGCAAGTGAAAG TCAGAGTTCAGCCAACAAGTGTCCCTGCCaatactcctcctcctcctttaatGACCGTGCCCAAGGTGATGTGTACTGTCATGCTGTTCCTCCTGTACTTTTTCACAATGTTGctgtgtatatacacataccGGCGCTGGACTCGAG CTCGagccaaaaagaaaacttcTGGTCATTTCAAAGAATAA
- the LOC137138377 gene encoding uncharacterized protein isoform X1: protein MWYNITYRNITYRNIDRMAITSACLMLLSITPNVSQFFHYEEISMNCAGNCSGWTVQRNTSSKTSQPCQKGWAIPNGSFCTIENAYPSDTGVYWCESPRGERSNSVNVTVTAGSMILESPCLPVTEGDTVTLRCSYKEQDHSESTSNFLAHFFKDDVFLGSEDGGKKVFPAVSKSDEGFYQCAHPSKGKSLQSWLQVKVRVQPTSVPANTPPPPLMTVPKVMCTVMLFLLYFFTMLLCIYTYRRWTRGKNAFQIKCSDHRTVTSNLSAQKNEEFQKKSYRAALQIHTYVYFDRYKYNIKKCNKNMFNKYKDTERQITKKTKQNTQNTVSASVCAKPLFCIFW from the exons ATGTGGTACAACATCACTTACAGAAACATCACTTACAGAAACATTGACAGGATGGCGATCACATCTGCCTGCCTAATGCTCT TGAGCATCACTCCCAACGTATCTCAGTTCTTTCACTATGAGGAAATCTCCATGAATTGTGCAGGAAACTGCAGCGGCTGGACAGTGCAGAGAAACACCTCCTCAAAGACGTCTCAGCCATGTCAGAAAGGCTGGGCCATCCCAAATGGGTCCTTCTGCACCATTGAGAACGCCTACCCATCAGACACTGGGGTGTACTGGTGTGAGTCTCCGCGCGGCGAGCGAAGCAACTCGGTCAACGTCACAGTGACAG CCGGTTCTATGATCCTGGAGAGTCCTTGCCTTCCTGTGACTGAGGGAGATACAGTGACTCTGCGCTGTTCCTACAAAGAACAAGATCATTCTGAATCTACATCAAATTTCTTAGCTCACTTCTTCAAAGACGATGTTTTCCTCGGTAGTGAGGACGGAGGGAAAAAAGTCTTTCCTGCTGTGTCCAAGTCTGATGAGGGTTTCTATCAGTGTGCACACCCCTCAAAAGGAAAATCACTGCAGAGCTGGCTGCAAGTGAAAG TCAGAGTTCAGCCAACAAGTGTCCCTGCCaatactcctcctcctcctttaatGACCGTGCCCAAGGTGATGTGTACTGTCATGCTGTTCCTCCTGTACTTTTTCACAATGTTGctgtgtatatacacataccGGCGCTGGACTCGAGGTAAGAACGCTTTTCAAATCAAATGCAGTGATCATCGAACTGTGACATCAAACCTGTCTGCTCAAAAAAACGAAGAATTTCAGAAGAAATCCTACCGGGCGGCTTTACAGATACATACCTATGTCTATTTTGATAgatataaatacaatattaaaaaatgtaacaaaaatatgtttaataaatataaagatacagagagacagataactaaaaaaacaaaacaaaacacacaaaacacagtttcagcAAGCGTTTGTGCTAAAcctcttttttgcattttttggtAA
- the LOC137138377 gene encoding Fc receptor-like protein 5 isoform X2, whose translation MGEALSPAPVPQNTAQHPPTCQEYAEVSITPNVSQFFHYEEISMNCAGNCSGWTVQRNTSSKTSQPCQKGWAIPNGSFCTIENAYPSDTGVYWCESPRGERSNSVNVTVTAGSMILESPCLPVTEGDTVTLRCSYKEQDHSESTSNFLAHFFKDDVFLGSEDGGKKVFPAVSKSDEGFYQCAHPSKGKSLQSWLQVKVRVQPTSVPANTPPPPLMTVPKVMCTVMLFLLYFFTMLLCIYTYRRWTRGKNAFQIKCSDHRTVTSNLSAQKNEEFQKKSYRAALQIHTYVYFDRYKYNIKKCNKNMFNKYKDTERQITKKTKQNTQNTVSASVCAKPLFCIFW comes from the exons ATGGGTGAGGCACTCAGCCCTGCACCCGTTCCTCAGAATACAGCACAACATCCGCCCACTTGTCAAGAATATGCTGAAG TGAGCATCACTCCCAACGTATCTCAGTTCTTTCACTATGAGGAAATCTCCATGAATTGTGCAGGAAACTGCAGCGGCTGGACAGTGCAGAGAAACACCTCCTCAAAGACGTCTCAGCCATGTCAGAAAGGCTGGGCCATCCCAAATGGGTCCTTCTGCACCATTGAGAACGCCTACCCATCAGACACTGGGGTGTACTGGTGTGAGTCTCCGCGCGGCGAGCGAAGCAACTCGGTCAACGTCACAGTGACAG CCGGTTCTATGATCCTGGAGAGTCCTTGCCTTCCTGTGACTGAGGGAGATACAGTGACTCTGCGCTGTTCCTACAAAGAACAAGATCATTCTGAATCTACATCAAATTTCTTAGCTCACTTCTTCAAAGACGATGTTTTCCTCGGTAGTGAGGACGGAGGGAAAAAAGTCTTTCCTGCTGTGTCCAAGTCTGATGAGGGTTTCTATCAGTGTGCACACCCCTCAAAAGGAAAATCACTGCAGAGCTGGCTGCAAGTGAAAG TCAGAGTTCAGCCAACAAGTGTCCCTGCCaatactcctcctcctcctttaatGACCGTGCCCAAGGTGATGTGTACTGTCATGCTGTTCCTCCTGTACTTTTTCACAATGTTGctgtgtatatacacataccGGCGCTGGACTCGAGGTAAGAACGCTTTTCAAATCAAATGCAGTGATCATCGAACTGTGACATCAAACCTGTCTGCTCAAAAAAACGAAGAATTTCAGAAGAAATCCTACCGGGCGGCTTTACAGATACATACCTATGTCTATTTTGATAgatataaatacaatattaaaaaatgtaacaaaaatatgtttaataaatataaagatacagagagacagataactaaaaaaacaaaacaaaacacacaaaacacagtttcagcAAGCGTTTGTGCTAAAcctcttttttgcattttttggtAA